The Daucus carota subsp. sativus chromosome 9, DH1 v3.0, whole genome shotgun sequence genome window below encodes:
- the LOC108201724 gene encoding mitogen-activated protein kinase kinase kinase 20 — translation MASRWVPTKFLGQGSYGCVFRAEFASPSLAYACNVPRTVAVKSVSQSLLWSLAFEKSVLCELGGCKEIVRCFEDEDFKTTNEDGTTSYNIVLEYADGGTLKQLIYSRGRIPEYEASCYALMLLKGLSRVHGQGYVHCDMKPSNVLVFNIPRDEFKGVVKCNLKLADFGLAKKGGEKSLGAGEEYKHRGTLLYNSPESVVFGVHEAAMDIWAVGCIVLELLLGEGGLWKKRIDEDAQCLAEMIVNYEDDRLILLVPELDHLSENAKDFVRRCLTRRPEDRWTADELLRHPFVTCNQKLVKQFEARYSYQNLMKYQYRKYLIGTIRNKFLRLSANECLRGFRLIQGDRIRDLCGLWWLRNTSCFE, via the coding sequence ATGGCTTCAAGATGGGTTCCAACTAAATTTCTTGGACAAGGGTCTTATGGCTGCGTCTTTCGGGCTGAATTTGCGTCACCATCTCTGGCTTATGCTTGTAATGTACCCCGGACAGTGGCTGTCAAATCGGTGTCTCAGAGTTTATTGTGGTCTTTGGCCTTCGAGAAATCAGTATTGTGTGAACTTGGAGGGTGTAAAGAGATCGTTCGTTGCTTCGAGGACGAGGATTTCAAGACTACTAATGAGGATGGTACGACTTCTTACAATATCGTACTGGAGTATGCGGATGGAGGGACGTTGAAGCAGCTGATCTATTCGAGGGGACGGATACCTGAGTACGAAGCTAGTTGCTACGCGTTGATGTTGCTTAAGGGTCTCTCGCGTGTGCATGGACAAGGGTACGTTCATTGTGACATGAAGCCGAGTAATGTTCTTGTTTTTAATATTCCTCGTGATGAGTTTAAGGGGGTGGTTAAGTGTAATCTGAAACTAGCGGATTTTGGATTGGCCAAGAAGGGAGGAGAGAAAAGTTTGGGAGCAGGGGAGGAGTACAAGCACAGGGGAACATTGCTTTATAATTCCCCTGAATCCGTGGTCTTCGGAGTGCATGAAGCAGCCATGGATATATGGGCGGTTGGTTGTATTGTTTTGGAATTGCTTTTGGGGGAGGGCGGGTTATGGAAAAAACGCATTGACGAAGATGCACAATGTTTGGCAGAGATGATTGTGAATTATGAAGATGACAGGCTGATTTTGTTGGTGCCTGAGCTTGATCATTTGTCGGAGAATGCAAAGGATTTTGTGAGAAGATGTTTGACAAGGAGGCCGGAAGATAGGTGGACCGCAGATGAACTTTTGAGGCATCCCTTCGTTACGTGCAACCAAAAGCTGGTGAAGCAGTTTGAGGCCAGATATTCCTACCAGAACTTGATGAAGTATCAGTATAGGAAATACTTGATAGGCACTATAAGAAACAAATTTTTACGATTATCAGCTAATGAGTGTCTCAGAGGATTTAGACTTATACAGGGTGATAGAATCAGAGATCTCTGTGGACTTTGGTGGCTTAGAAACACTTCATGCTTTGAGTGA
- the LOC108202554 gene encoding disease resistance protein RUN1, whose protein sequence is MSSETDVTPFSSPPLRLRWDVFLSFRGEDTRDTITQDLYSALSARNVRVFIDNDGLTQGDSLDPTLFEAIKDSAASIAVISVRYASSRWCLEELARICEGGRLVLPVFYGVDPSDVRRQTGPFAGDFRKHEGMYSSEMVGRWRNAMKRVGAISGWVLQVDQFRGKKEAETLVNKKAIETLVNRILAELRNSPEVVAPCAVGVEPRLETLWKMIDLKSTEVQVLGLFGMGGVGKTTLAKALYNKLFGYFGCRVFMSDVRETSDRIGLVALQNMLIHHISKSAKPVSDEKAGRKTLKSVLREMKVLLVLDDIDDLRQLKALAARRKWFHEGSILIISTRDREVLPAYLVNKRYEVRELDSSDSIKLLSYHALRRDQPTETFLDKAKEIVSLTGGLPLALEVFGSFLFDMRKEKDWEDALEKLRQASPRRLLDVLKLSFDGLDKQEQCIFLDIACLLQTLRLTKDDIVDIMRGCGFGAESAIKVLIARSLIKVDVDNTFWIHDQIKDMGRQIILSENLVDPGMRSRLWDHNDVQGVLLNRKGTRNIQGITLDFDKRQFKKNVVVSDLSIAWYNLQNSPGVVSKLRYFLEVFKTYYEHDGGMVFFTKSFEPMINLRLLYISNSTLKGSFKHFPAELKWLQWRKCPLDYLPSFYPRELTVLDLAESKLKNLWGQQRWSWYNKKVEGKLMVLNLDSCCYLTAVPDLSGHPNLEKLILEGCIELTRVHESVGDLKKLLYLNMRRCENLVELPREVSGLKCLKTLVLSKCSKLKELPQDLGNMTSLVELLLDRTAIEKLPESIFRLTKLEILSMMDCRSLKQLPFCIGKLVSLRKLLLNDSSVEYLPDSVKTLGNLEELSLMRCKSLTAIPDSVGDLKSLSNFWLNGCSLTEMPDCIGSLYYLRVLSVSDCHNLNAVPISIGKLASITELQLDKTSIVDLPDEIGSLKSLQKLEMRYCKSLKSLPETLGELLSLQTLIIVDAAIEKLPEKFGQLENLITLRLNNCKLLRSLPSSFGNLKSLCHLHMVHNELRSLPETFGMLSSLMVLEMGKKMWAEAPLDYQEPAVIALPLNFSNLSMLKEFNACAWKITEDIPNDFEKLSLLKELKLGHNDFCHLPSSLRELHFLEKLDLAHCKRLRVLPPLPSSLTELNAANCIALETISDLSELEHLEELHLSNCEKLVDIPGFECLKSLTRLHMCGCRLSSLAVKEKLNKTEVRNFRNLSMPGSNLPQWLTQKVVRFSEHKNLVIRGIIIGIVVSVDQDEQNDTRDQFPVLYGIKARILRTNMPVFTTAMKLEIPKTHEDQIYLCRYTHHTPLVSLLEDGDVVEVFVTEGPYLKGVTVKKSGIYLIFENDDDYDEDEGSLDEAQLSVSEKITKFIHSSELDNATNSSSEAQKIMQETSSHRNMIFGIFLLSCFMVLISWLVLPWSLEDALV, encoded by the exons ATGTCATCGGAAACTGACGTCACACCCTTCTCATCTCCGCCTCTGCGCCTCCGCTGGGACGTGTTCCTCAGCTTCCGCGGCGAAGACACACGCGATACCATCACACAAGACCTCTACTCCGCCTTATCCGCAAGGAATGTACGTGTTTTTATTGACAATGATGGCTTGACTCAAGGAGACTCGCTTGACCCCACTCTCTTCGAGGCGATAAAAGACTCTGCTGCTTCCATCGCTGTGATATCGGTTCGGTATGCTTCTTCGAGGTGGTGCCTGGAGGAGCTGGCGAGGATCTGCGAGGGTGGGCGCCTCGTGCTTCCGGTTTTTTACGGCGTTGATCCATCGGATGTGCGGAGACAGACCGGGCCGTTTGCCGGAGACTTTCGAAAGCATGAGGGAATGTATTCGAGTGAAATGGTGGGGAGATGGAGGAATGCCATGAAAAGAGTTGGGGCTATCTCTGGTTGGGTTCTGCAGGTGGATCAGTTTAG AGGAAAAAAGGAGGCCGAAACTTTAGTTAACAAAAAGGCCATTGAAACTTTAGTTAACAGAATCTTGGCTGAGTTGCGCAACAGTCCAGAAGTGGTGGCTCCCTGTGCAGTCGGTGTAGAGCCTCGGCTGGAGACACTGTGGAAAATGATAGATCTTAAGAGCACTGAGGTCCAAGTTTTGGGGTTGTTTGGCATGGGCGGGGTTGGAAAAACAACCCTGGCAAAGGCTCTTTACAATAAGCTTTTCGGTTATTTTGGATGTCGCGTTTTCATGTCAGATGTCAGAGAAACTTCTGACAGAATTGGTTTAGTTGCGCTGCAAAACATGCTTATTCATCATATTTCTAAATCAGCAAAACCCGTATCTGATGAAAAGGCTGGTAGGAAAACGCTTAAAAGTGTACTACGAGAAATGAAAGTTCTTCTTGTgcttgatgatattgatgatttaagGCAACTAAAGGCATTGGCTGCGAGGAGAAAGTGGTTTCATGAAGGAAGTATTCTTATAATTAGTACTAGAGATAGAGAAGTTTTGCCTGCCTATCTCGTAAATAAGAGATATGAGGTGAGGGAATTGGATTCATCTGATTCAATCAAACTCCTCAGTTATCATGCATTAAGAAGAGATCAGCCCACAGAAACATTTCTGGACAAGGCCAAAGAAATTGTGTCGCTCACTGGAGGATTGCCTTTGGCTCTGGAAGTATTTGgttcttttttatttgatatgcGGAAGGAGAAGGATTGGGAAGACGCTTTGGAAAAACTTAGGCAAGCAAGTCCTCGTCGTCTTCttgatgttttaaaattaagttttgatGGCCTCGACAAGCAAGAGCAATGCATATTCTTAGATATTGCATGCTTGCTTCAAACTCTGAGATTGACTAAAGATGATATAGTCGATATCATGAGGGGTTGTGGTTTTGGAGCGGAGTCTGCAATCAAGGTCCTTATAGCAAGATCTCTTATTAAGGTTGATGTGGACAATACTTTCTGGATCCATGATCAAATTAAAGACATGGGAAGGCAAATAATCTTAAGTGAGAACCTTGTAGATCCTGGAATGCGTAGTAGACTCTGGGATCATAATGATGTTCAGGGCGTCTTGCTGAATCGGAAG GGGACAAGGAATATCCAAGGAATCACACTCGACTTTGACAAGAGGCAATTTAAAAAAAACGTGGTAGTGAGTGATCTGTCAATTGCGTGGTACAACCTTCAGAATAGCCCTGGTGTGGTCTCTAAACTAAGATATTTTTTGGAGGTGTTTAAGACCTACTATGAACATGATGGAGGAATGGTGTTCTTTACGAAGTCATTTGAACCGATGATTAACCTGCGGCTGCTTTACATAAGTAATTCAACGCTAAAAGGAAGTTTTAAGCATTTTCCTGCTGAGCTGAAATGGCTGCAATGGAGAAAATGTCCTCTAGATTATCTTCCGTCTTTCTATCCTCGAGAGCTCACTGTCCTTGATCTTGCTGAAAGCAAACTAAAAAACCTCTGGGGTCAGCAGAGGTGGTCCTGGTACAATAAAAAG GTGGAAGGAAAGTTAATGGTTTTGAATCTCGACAGCTGTTGTTATTTAACTGCTGTTCCGGATTTATCAGGCCATCCTAACTTAGAAAAACTTATTCTTGAGGGTTGTATTGAATTGACTAGGGTTCATGAATCAGTTGGGGATCTGAAGAAATTACTTTATTTAAATATGAGACGATGTGAAAACCTAGTTGAACTTCCAAGAGAAGTGTCTGGGCTGAAATGTTTGAAGACTCTTGTGCTTTCTAAATGCTCCAAACTAAAAGAACTACCACAAGACTTGGGCAACATGACTTCTTTGGTTGAACTGCTCCTTGATCGAACTGCCATAGAGAAGTTGCCAGAATCCATATTCCGCCTCacaaaacttgaaattcttagcATGATGGACTGCCGGTCATTAAAACAATTGCCCTTTTGCATTGGGAAGCTGGTGTCTTTAAGGAAACTTTTGCTAAATGATTCCTCAGTAGAGTATTTACCTGATTCTGTCAAAACTCTGGGAAATCTTGAGGAATTAAGCTTGATGCGGTGTAAATCACTTACTGCTATTCCGGATTCTGTTGGAGACCTCAAATCCTTAAGCAACTTTTGGCTTAATGGTTGCTCACTAACAGAGATGCCAGATTGCATTGGCTCATTGTATTATCTAAGGGTCTTATCGGTTAGTGATTGTCATAATCTTAATGCAGTGCCTATTTCTATCGGAAAGTTAGCTTCTATTACTGAGCTTCAGTTAGATAAGACATCAATAGTGGATCTTCCAGATGAGATTGGTTCCTTGAAATCACTCCAGAAACTTGAGATGAGGTACTGCAAATCTCTTAAAAGCCTACCGGAAACATTAGGTGAATTATTGAGTCTTCAGACACTGATCATCGTAGATGCTGCCATAGAAAAGTTGCCAGAAAAATTTGGGCAACTAGAAAATCTCATCACGCTGAGGCTAAACAACTGCAAGCTCCTCCGCTCACTTCCCTCTTCATTCGGAAATTTGAAGTCTCTGTGTCACCTTCACATGGTACATAATGAGTTGAGAAGCTTGCCAGAAACCTTTGGGATGCTCTCTAGTTTAATGGTACTGGAAATGGGCAAGAAAATGTGGGCTGAAGCACCTTTGGATTACCAAGAGCCTGCGGTTATTGCACTGCCATTGAATTTCTCTAATCTTTCTATGCTGAAGGAGTTTAATGCTTGTGCATGGAAGATCACGGAGGATATACCTaatgattttgaaaaattgagTCTACTGAAAGAACTGAAGTTGGGGCATAATGACTTTTGTCATCTTCCATCAAGTTTAAGAGAACTTCACTTTCTTGAAAAGCTTGATCTTGCTCACTGCAAAAGGCTAAGAGTTCTTCCACCGTTACCCTCAAGCTTGACAGAGTTAAATGCTGCAAACTGTATAGCGCTGGAAACTATATCCGACTTGTCAGAGCTGGAACATCTAGAAGAGCTGCACCTTTCGAACTGTGAGAAGTTAGTCGACATCCCAGGATTTGAATGCTTGAAGTCCTTGACAAGGTTGCACATGTGTGGTTGCCGTTTATCCTCTCTGGCAGTAAAAGAAAAACTTAacaag ACTGAAGTGAGGAACTTCAGGAATCTAAGTATGCCAGGCAGCAATCTCCCACAATGGCTAACGCAAAAAGTGGTCCGTTTTTCAGAGCACAAAAACTTGGTGATCAGGGGTATCATTATAGGAATAGTTGTCtcggttgatcaagatgaacagAATGATACAAGAGATCAATTTCCCGTGTTGTATGGTATTAAGGCAAGAATCCTTAGAACAAACATGCCTGTGTTCACAACAGCAATGAAGCTTGAAATTCCAAAAACACACGAAGATCAAATTTACTTGTGCAGATATACACATCACACTCCCTTAGTTTCTCTTCTAGAAGATGGCGATGTAGTAGAGGTATTCGTGACTGAAGGGCCTTACCTCAAGGGCGTTACAGTGAAGAAAAGTGGCATCTATCTTATCTTTGAAAATGATGATGACTACGACGAAGATGAAGGATCACTAGACGAAGCTCAACTTTCTGTATCAGAGAAAATAACAAAGTTTATCCACTCTTCTGAGCTAGACAATGCCACGAACTCCAGTAGTGAAGCACAGAAAATAATGCAGGAGACATCTAGCCATAGAAATATGATTTTCGGTATCTTTCTTCTTTCTTGTTTTATGGTGTTGATAAGTTGGCTGGTGCTGCCTTGGTCACTTGAGGACGCTTTGGTTTAA
- the LOC108202556 gene encoding transcription factor BHLH089 isoform X1, with protein sequence MDPPAMSAFRSDNATTPYSLTEIWPFQFGQFSDNPTREDDPIGVEQRGEKKRRNDDVSTSTAPNVMQIDSDGKRIKGSGSRDDNPESKVETEAKSAGKQSEQSVKPNEPPKQDYIHVRARRGQATDSHSLAERARREKISERMKILQDLVPGCNKVIGKSLVLDEIINYIQSLQRQVEFLSMKLEAVNSKMSPSIEGFPSKDFGQQAFDMAGVTFNSQAPRELSRGSSPEWLHMQIGGNFDRSA encoded by the exons ATGGATCCGCCGGCGATGAGCGCATTTAGGTCAGACAACGCGACGACGCCGTATAGCTTGACGGAGATCTGGCCGTTTCAGTTCGGGCAGTTTTCGGATAATCCGACCCGAGAGGATGACCCGATTGGAGTGGAGCAGAGAGGAGAGAAGAAACGAAGGAATGATGACGTGTCCACTAGCACGGCTCCCAATGTCATG CAGATTGATAGTGATGGTAAACGAATTAAAGGATCTGGATCTAGAGATGATAATCCGGAGTCTAAAGTTGAGACGGAGGCAAAGTCTGCAGGGAAGCAAAGTGAGCAAAGTGTAAAGCCAAATGAGCCACCTAAACAAGATTACATACACGTGAGAGCAAGAAGGGGGCAAGCTACGGATAGTCACAGTCTTGCAGAGAGA GCAAGAAGAGAAAAGATAAGTGAGAGGATGAAGATTCTGCAGGATTTAGTCCCTGGCTGCAATAAG GTTATTGGCAAATCATTGGTACTTGAtgagataataaattatatccaATCACTGCAACGGCAAGTGGAG TTTCTTTCCATGAAGCTTGAAGCTGTCAATTCAAAAATGAGTCCTAGCATTGAAGGATTTCCTTCAAAAGAT TTTGGTCAACAAGCATTTGATATGGCTGGAGTGACATTTAATTCACAAGCTCCAAGGGAACTAAGTAGAGGTTCATCGCCAgaatggttgcatatgcaaattGGTGGCAATTTCGATAGATCAGCCTAA
- the LOC108202556 gene encoding transcription factor BHLH089 isoform X2 yields MDPPAMSAFRSDNATTPYSLTEIWPFQFGQFSDNPTREDDPIGVEQRGEKKRRNDDVSTSTAPNVMIDSDGKRIKGSGSRDDNPESKVETEAKSAGKQSEQSVKPNEPPKQDYIHVRARRGQATDSHSLAERARREKISERMKILQDLVPGCNKVIGKSLVLDEIINYIQSLQRQVEFLSMKLEAVNSKMSPSIEGFPSKDFGQQAFDMAGVTFNSQAPRELSRGSSPEWLHMQIGGNFDRSA; encoded by the exons ATGGATCCGCCGGCGATGAGCGCATTTAGGTCAGACAACGCGACGACGCCGTATAGCTTGACGGAGATCTGGCCGTTTCAGTTCGGGCAGTTTTCGGATAATCCGACCCGAGAGGATGACCCGATTGGAGTGGAGCAGAGAGGAGAGAAGAAACGAAGGAATGATGACGTGTCCACTAGCACGGCTCCCAATGTCATG ATTGATAGTGATGGTAAACGAATTAAAGGATCTGGATCTAGAGATGATAATCCGGAGTCTAAAGTTGAGACGGAGGCAAAGTCTGCAGGGAAGCAAAGTGAGCAAAGTGTAAAGCCAAATGAGCCACCTAAACAAGATTACATACACGTGAGAGCAAGAAGGGGGCAAGCTACGGATAGTCACAGTCTTGCAGAGAGA GCAAGAAGAGAAAAGATAAGTGAGAGGATGAAGATTCTGCAGGATTTAGTCCCTGGCTGCAATAAG GTTATTGGCAAATCATTGGTACTTGAtgagataataaattatatccaATCACTGCAACGGCAAGTGGAG TTTCTTTCCATGAAGCTTGAAGCTGTCAATTCAAAAATGAGTCCTAGCATTGAAGGATTTCCTTCAAAAGAT TTTGGTCAACAAGCATTTGATATGGCTGGAGTGACATTTAATTCACAAGCTCCAAGGGAACTAAGTAGAGGTTCATCGCCAgaatggttgcatatgcaaattGGTGGCAATTTCGATAGATCAGCCTAA